A window of Xiphophorus hellerii strain 12219 chromosome 19, Xiphophorus_hellerii-4.1, whole genome shotgun sequence contains these coding sequences:
- the LOC116709447 gene encoding potassium voltage-gated channel subfamily S member 3-like — protein MTFNKTPVFWSAGALNRKESDSSRCFVMVYGKVLHQADGCFININVGGFRQRMAHSVLRRLPQTRLARLLHCASRAAILELCDDFCSSENEFYFDRNPIFFCSIHNFYLTGKLHLVDGLCMVSFFQELEYWGIKEHHLDLCCSNRFQELMQKICLDQGDDDQHRQSSGSSAENLSAFEDELEEFEGSWCANVRRNIWIRLENPSYSTSAKVMAVVSVSAVVVSIVSMCLNSMPDFHQVDSDEKRIENPLLVLLETICILLFSAEFILRLVVAPSAKKFLSSALNIIDFLSIFPFYVTLICDSTKKDGNKELENVGKVVQILRLTRVFRVLKLARHSAGLRSLGSTLRHSSREMGQLLLFLSLGVSLFSALIYFVERESKESQLQTIPVGWWWATISMTTVGYGDTIPVTVAGRLIGTLCIVCGLLIVALPITNIFNKFSKLHQRQRRYSLR, from the coding sequence ATGACATTCAACAAAACACCTGTGTTCTGGTCTGCAGGTGCTCTAAACAGGAAGGAGTCTGACAGCAGCAGGTGCTTCGTCATGGTGTACGGCAAAGTCCTTCACCAGGCTGATGGCTGCTTCATTAACATCAATGTTGGAGGATTCAGGCAGCGCATGGCTCACTCTGTCCTGAGGAGATTGCCACAGACCCGCCTTGCCCGCCTCCTGCACTGCGCCTCCAGAGCAGCCATTTTGGAGCTCTGTGACGACTTCTGTTCCTCTGAAAATGAGTTCTACTTTGACCGCAACCCAATTTTTTTCTGCTCCATTCATAACTTCTACCTCACAGGGAAGCTCCACCTGGTTGACGGGTTGTGCATGGTCTCATTTTTCCAGGAGCTGGAGTACTGGGGAATCAAGGAGCACCACCTGGATTTGTGTTGCAGCAACAGATTTCAGGAGCTGATGCAGAAGATATGTTTGGATCAGGGGGATGATGATCAGCACCGCCAAAGCTCAGGCTCCTCAGCTGAGAATCTTTCAGCTTTTGAGGACGAGCTGGAAGAGTTTGAAGGCTCCTGGTGTGCAAATGTTCGCAGGAATATCTGGATTCGACTTGAGAATCCCAGTTACTCCACCTCAGCCAAAGTGATGGCTGTGGTGTCTGTGAGTGCTGTGGTTGTTTCCATTGTTTCCATGTGCTTGAACAGCATGCCAGACTTTCATCAGGTGGACTCTGATGAAAAACGCATAGAAAACCCACTGCTAGTCCTGCTGGAAACCATCTGCATCCTTCTGTTCTCTGCAGAGTTTATTCTTCGTTTGGTTGTTGCTCCTTCAGCCAAGAAGTTCTTGAGCAGCGCTCTGAACATCATCGACTTTTTGTCCATCTTCCCCTTCTATGTGACTTTAATCTGTGATAGCACAAAGAAAGACGGGAATAAAGAGCTGGAGAATGTTGGCAAAGTGGTACAAATCTTGAGGCTGACCCGAGTGTTTCGTGTTTTGAAGTTGGCCCGTCACTCAGCTGGACTCCGCTCTCTCGGCTCCACACTGAGGCACAGCTCAAGGGAGATGGGACAGCTGCTGCTCTTCTTATCTTTGGGggtttctctgttttctgctcttaTTTACTTCGTAGAGAGAGAGTCCAAAGAGTCACAGCTGCAGACCATCCCTGTCGGCTGGTGGTGGGCCACCATCAGCATGACCACTGTGGGTTACGGTGATACAATCCCAGTTACTGTAGCTGGGAGGCTGATAGGAACCCTGTGCATCGTCTGTGGGCTGCTTATTGTTGCTCTTCCTATAACTAACATCTTCAACAAGTTTTCCAAGCTTCATCAGAGGCAGAGACGATATAGCTTGAGGTAG